In one Candidatus Paceibacterota bacterium genomic region, the following are encoded:
- a CDS encoding GNAT family N-acetyltransferase produces MRIAYLSVDAPEWLAFIDQNPGTSPYHTPAWSSLIAECYGFRPFVLAAVTDGNTVRAGVPVLEVAHWGGKKRWVSLPFTDACPVLHQDSQAAGLLIEHLSDLCQGGELASAEVRGPCPEHKRVHARGRFVHHALPLCSDAQFVFKTFSPSRVGQKIRQASKRGVTVRFGNTSADLEIFYQLFVKTHHRLGVPVQPKLLFRLLQTKVIAKGLGYTLLAYKDATPIAGLVFLCFGKTVAAKYAASDPEFWTLRPNNLLYWEAIQWGCNQGFSAFDMGRTDEDDQNLREFKNGWGTVEEPLSYSVVSIRPPKESSGRLYRCLQPVLRGSPPWVCRALGQYFYKYAA; encoded by the coding sequence ATGAGAATAGCCTATCTGAGTGTTGACGCTCCTGAGTGGCTGGCCTTTATTGACCAGAACCCTGGCACGTCCCCTTATCACACGCCTGCATGGAGCTCACTCATCGCGGAGTGCTACGGCTTTCGTCCGTTCGTGCTGGCGGCTGTTACGGATGGAAACACGGTGCGTGCTGGCGTGCCTGTCCTGGAAGTGGCCCATTGGGGGGGCAAAAAGCGATGGGTTTCATTGCCTTTTACCGACGCTTGTCCGGTTTTGCACCAGGATTCTCAGGCGGCCGGTCTACTGATTGAACACTTATCTGACTTGTGCCAGGGAGGTGAGTTGGCGAGCGCGGAGGTGCGTGGCCCATGCCCCGAACACAAACGGGTGCACGCTAGGGGGAGATTTGTCCACCATGCTTTGCCTCTTTGCAGCGATGCACAATTTGTTTTCAAAACGTTTAGCCCGAGTCGAGTAGGGCAGAAGATCCGGCAGGCGTCGAAGCGCGGTGTGACCGTCAGGTTTGGCAACACCTCGGCAGACTTGGAGATATTCTATCAACTGTTCGTTAAGACGCATCACCGTCTCGGTGTGCCCGTCCAGCCGAAGCTCCTGTTTCGGCTGTTGCAGACAAAGGTCATCGCAAAAGGGCTCGGCTACACGCTCCTGGCTTACAAGGACGCAACGCCGATTGCTGGTCTTGTTTTCCTCTGTTTCGGCAAGACAGTGGCGGCCAAGTATGCGGCCTCCGATCCGGAGTTTTGGACTTTAAGACCGAACAACCTCCTGTACTGGGAAGCGATCCAGTGGGGCTGCAATCAGGGATTCAGCGCTTTTGATATGGGGCGCACCGACGAGGACGACCAGAACCTGCGGGAGTTCAAGAATGGCTGGGGGACGGTGGAAGAACCTCTCTCCTATTCTGTTGTGAGCATCAGGCCTCCCAAAGAGTCCTCAGGTCGTTTGTATCGTTGCCTCCAACCGGTGCTTCGGGGGTCACCTCCTTGGGTTTGCCGAGCGTTGGGTCAGTATTTCTATAAATATGCGGCGTGA
- a CDS encoding glycosyltransferase family A protein translates to MKYVIKYVIISPVRNEAKYLPLTLNSLVQQTIRPYRWVIVNDGSSDDTGNIADKAAKQHDWIRVVHRANRGFRQAGGGVIDAFYSGYQLLESEPWDYLVKLDGDTSFEPDYFEECFARFDAEPRLGIGGGLICNRRNGVVEAESKIDPRFHVRGATKIYRAECWRAIGGLIHAPGWDTLDEVKANMLGWVTRTLEGINVIHHRPAGAAYGQWNDMVKNGLANYIAGYHPLFMFSKCIRRLVEQPYLIGSTALWFGFMKGYVKRIPQVDDRALIRYFRQQQIKRLLGRKSLWG, encoded by the coding sequence ATGAAATACGTGATCAAGTACGTGATCATTTCTCCAGTTCGCAACGAGGCGAAGTATCTGCCGCTGACACTGAATTCGCTGGTGCAGCAAACCATTCGTCCGTACCGGTGGGTCATCGTGAACGACGGCAGTTCGGATGATACCGGCAACATTGCAGATAAAGCCGCGAAGCAGCATGATTGGATTCGCGTTGTGCATCGCGCCAACCGTGGCTTTCGCCAGGCGGGTGGCGGAGTGATTGATGCTTTCTACAGCGGCTATCAATTGCTGGAAAGTGAACCGTGGGATTACCTCGTGAAACTCGATGGCGATACTTCCTTCGAACCGGATTATTTCGAGGAATGCTTTGCGCGTTTTGACGCTGAGCCGCGGTTGGGCATCGGCGGCGGGTTAATCTGCAACCGGCGCAATGGCGTGGTCGAGGCGGAATCCAAGATTGACCCCCGGTTTCACGTGCGGGGCGCGACCAAGATTTACCGTGCGGAATGCTGGCGGGCCATTGGCGGTTTGATTCACGCCCCGGGCTGGGACACGTTGGATGAGGTGAAGGCCAACATGCTGGGCTGGGTGACCAGGACCTTGGAAGGCATCAACGTGATTCATCATCGTCCCGCCGGCGCGGCCTACGGTCAATGGAACGACATGGTGAAGAACGGCCTGGCCAATTATATCGCGGGTTACCACCCGCTGTTCATGTTTTCGAAGTGCATCCGGCGTCTGGTGGAGCAGCCATATCTGATCGGGAGCACGGCGCTGTGGTTTGGGTTCATGAAGGGATATGTGAAACGGATTCCGCAAGTGGATGACAGAGCTCTGATCCGGTATTTCCGTCAACAACAGATCAAACGCTTGCTGGGGCGGAAGAGCCTCTGGGGTTAG
- a CDS encoding class I SAM-dependent methyltransferase — translation MASYTSQSLSLAGFLREVRSLYETQNRQASAQVKHALDHLRNVERLLEGNFGFQLHDRDVLDIGTGQFPLQMYYFGRHNRVTGIDFDVIANGVNPLQYLRMFRFNGLRRTTKSIARKLLGIDRKYRSELMAQLGVCSLPKVRVQRMDACNLTFADASFDCIHCLSVFHHLSDPAAAIQGIKRVLRPGGTVYISFHLYTSETGSLDPRVFTERAKEVGLWLHLRPECAHLIHTSAYLNKLRLEQWRRLFDTWMPGAVLTLTPANRAGAESDARALQAAGELSEYALEELLTHRIYVLWRKPGAEKEAQKRPATPKAE, via the coding sequence ATGGCATCTTACACATCCCAGAGCCTCAGTTTAGCGGGCTTCCTGCGTGAAGTGCGGAGTTTGTACGAAACGCAGAACCGCCAGGCATCCGCCCAGGTAAAACATGCCTTGGATCACCTGCGCAATGTCGAGCGGTTGCTGGAAGGAAATTTCGGTTTTCAGCTCCACGACCGGGACGTGCTGGATATTGGGACCGGCCAGTTTCCGTTGCAGATGTATTACTTCGGCCGGCACAACCGGGTTACAGGCATTGATTTTGATGTGATTGCCAACGGCGTCAACCCATTGCAGTACCTGCGGATGTTCAGGTTCAATGGACTGCGACGCACCACAAAATCCATTGCCCGCAAACTGCTGGGAATTGACCGCAAGTATCGTTCTGAACTCATGGCCCAACTGGGCGTCTGCTCGTTGCCCAAGGTCCGCGTCCAGCGGATGGACGCCTGCAACCTGACCTTCGCAGACGCATCCTTCGATTGCATCCACTGTCTTTCGGTGTTTCACCATCTCTCGGATCCCGCCGCCGCCATCCAAGGGATTAAACGGGTTCTGCGGCCGGGCGGAACGGTTTACATCTCCTTTCACCTCTACACGAGCGAGACCGGGTCGCTCGACCCGCGAGTGTTTACGGAACGCGCCAAGGAAGTCGGCCTTTGGCTGCACCTGCGACCGGAGTGTGCGCACCTGATCCACACCAGTGCCTACCTCAACAAACTGCGTTTGGAGCAGTGGCGGAGATTATTCGACACCTGGATGCCTGGAGCAGTGCTGACCTTGACCCCTGCCAATCGAGCCGGCGCTGAATCCGACGCGCGCGCGCTTCAGGCAGCGGGGGAACTTAGCGAGTATGCACTGGAGGAATTGCTGACGCACAGAATTTACGTGTTGTGGCG
- the wecB gene encoding UDP-N-acetylglucosamine 2-epimerase (non-hydrolyzing) produces METIEILVVAGARPNFMKVAPLMKAMEEHNLRDGNGGKRIAARLVHTGQHYDEAMSEVFFRELGIRPPDINLGVGSGSHAAQTGRIMTGFEKVCEQEKPDWVVVVGDVNSTMACTLVCSKMGIRVAHVEAGLRSFDRSMPEEINRIVTDSLADLLLTPSPDADENLKREGIHDSKIELVGNVMIDTLVANLEKVRANGLLPRLGLKRKGFVYATLHRPSNVDHQASLMTIMNELKRLARQMPVVLPIHPRTRKTCGQFGIALDDQPSLKILEPIGYLDSLCLTDNSRLVLTDSGGLQEESTYFRTPCLTLRQNTERPITVTLGSNKLTRLERLSADIDEVLHRESRFGQIPPLWDGRAASRIVSALVSRS; encoded by the coding sequence ATGGAAACCATCGAGATATTAGTTGTCGCAGGCGCCCGCCCCAATTTCATGAAGGTCGCCCCGCTTATGAAAGCAATGGAGGAGCACAATTTGCGCGACGGAAACGGCGGCAAGAGAATTGCCGCGCGACTGGTTCACACCGGGCAGCACTACGACGAAGCCATGTCTGAGGTGTTTTTCCGTGAACTGGGCATTCGCCCGCCGGACATCAATCTAGGCGTGGGTTCGGGCTCCCACGCCGCGCAGACTGGCAGGATCATGACCGGATTCGAGAAGGTGTGCGAGCAGGAGAAACCGGACTGGGTCGTGGTGGTCGGCGACGTGAACTCGACGATGGCCTGTACGTTGGTTTGCTCGAAAATGGGAATTCGCGTCGCTCATGTGGAGGCAGGCTTGCGAAGTTTCGATCGGAGCATGCCCGAGGAGATTAACCGCATAGTCACTGATTCACTGGCCGACCTGCTGCTGACACCTTCCCCTGATGCGGATGAAAACTTGAAGCGGGAGGGTATTCACGATTCCAAGATCGAACTGGTTGGGAACGTGATGATTGACACCCTGGTGGCCAACCTGGAGAAGGTCCGGGCCAACGGCCTACTTCCGCGGCTGGGGCTGAAACGAAAAGGCTTTGTTTATGCAACCCTGCATCGCCCCTCGAATGTGGACCACCAAGCTTCGCTGATGACGATCATGAACGAACTGAAACGCTTGGCCCGCCAGATGCCGGTGGTGCTTCCGATTCATCCACGGACGCGAAAGACGTGCGGGCAGTTCGGCATCGCGCTCGACGATCAGCCGAGTCTCAAGATTCTGGAACCCATCGGCTACCTCGACTCATTGTGTCTCACGGACAACTCGCGTCTGGTGCTCACCGACTCCGGGGGCTTGCAAGAGGAAAGCACCTATTTCCGGACTCCCTGCCTCACGCTTCGCCAGAATACCGAGCGACCGATCACCGTCACGCTGGGCAGCAACAAGCTCACGAGGCTGGAGCGCCTGTCGGCGGACATTGACGAGGTACTCCATCGCGAATCGAGGTTTGGCCAGATCCCCCCGCTGTGGGACGGCCGGGCGGCAAGCCGTATCGTGAGCGCCCTCGTGTCCAGGTCGTGA